GTGGCCGAGCAACCCGACCTTCGCCGCCTACGAAGCAATATTCAGCGGCGAGTTCATGTACCGGGCACTGGGGGTCAGTACCGTGATCACCGCGGTGGGAACTTTCCTGGCGCTGTTTGTCACCATCACCATGGCCTACGCCACGTCGCGTCCGGTCCTGTTTGGCCGGCCCGTACTCCTGCTGGTCCTGTTCACCTTGCTCTTTGCCCCGGGACTCATCCCCATGTTCTTGATGGTCAAGCAGCTGGGGCTGCTGAACACGCTTTGGTCATTGATTCTGCCCAGCGTCTTTGCTGCCTTCAACTTTGTGGTGATGCGTTCCTTCTTCATGAACATCCCCACCGAACTGATCGAGGCCGCACGCATTGACGGTGCCAGCGACTTCATGATTCTGCGCAAGGTCGTCCTGCCGCTGTCCAAGGCCGTCATCGCCGTCGTGGGCCTGTTCTATGCCGTGGGCTTCTGGAACGCCTTCTTCAACGCCATGCTCTACATCAATGACCAGACGCTGTACCCCGTCCAGCTGGTTCTGCGTAACTATGTGGTGCAGGGAGGCTCGATGGCGGAAGCCATTGGCGTCACCACCACGCCGCCGCCGCAGTCCATGCAGATGGCCATCGTGGTGGTTGCACTGGTCCCCATTCTTATTGTCTACCCCTTCCTGCAAAAGCATTTCAACAAGGGCGTCATCACCGGTGCCGTCAAGGGCTGACCCAGCCTGCAGGACGTATTTATCAAGCCATCAGCACTACCCATAAGAAAGTTGCAAAAAATGAAACGAGCTGTCAACGAAGCCGGAGTTTCACGCCGGAACTTCCTGGGCCTGGCGGGCGTCTCCGTCGCCGCCATCGCCCTAACAGGAACACTGTCAGCCTGTGGTGGCGGTGACAATGCCAAGAGCGAAGGCGGTGCTGAGGCATCCAAGAAGGTTGTCCTGCCCACCTACAAGGAGTTCACGGGTGTGACTCCTGACCTGCCAGGCAATGCCGAAGGCCTCGAAGCAGGCTTCCTGACCATGCCCAAGTCAGTGCCCTCCACTACGGCAAAGCCGCTCACAGGCCCGATCAGCGTGCTGTCGGAAACCTTCGAGGTCATGGCGCCAGCCATGCCGGACAACCCCTTCTGGCAGCGCTTGAACACCGCCCTCGGTGGGGAGTTTAAGATGCAGATCGTCGAAGACATTGGAGATGGTTACCCGGCCAAGTTCGCCACGATCCTCGCCGGTGGTGATCTTCCTGACCTCATGTGGATCCCGCCGAACCAGGGCATCCCCAACGTCGGTCCCATGCTGGAAGCGAAATTCCAGGACCTGAGCCCGTACCTCTCCGGTGACGCAGTTCTTGACTACCCGAACCTGGCTGCACTCAAGCCTGACTCCTGGCGCACCGCCGTCGTCAACGGGAAAATCTGGGGTGCACCCATCCCCAGCACCCCGTTTGGCCAGGTCATGGTCGGAACGTCAAAGACCTGGGACAAGGTGGGTGGCCTGAACGCGAAGGACGCCGACGAGTTCTTCGAGAAGGCCAAGGAGCTGAGCAATCCAGGGGCGAAGCAGTACGCGTTGGAGCCGGCTTACATCAACGTCCTGCACATGATCACCGAATGGCTCGGTGCGCCCAACTCCTGGGCAGTCAACGACGACCGTTCCCTGACCCACCTCTACGAAACCGACGCCTACGTCGCAGGCCTGGAATACGCAGCAAAGCTCTTCGCAGCCGGCGCGTTCTACCCGGATGTCAATGTCACCAACACCAAGGCCTTGATCATCAACGGCACCTTGGGCGCCGTTGTTACGGCTGGGCCCCGCGACATCCGCGGCTACCGCACCATGGACAAGGACATCAATACGGAGATCCTGGTCCCGTTCGGCTTCGACAGCACGATCACCCCCACCTACGACATGGGCTACGGCACGGTTGGCTACACAGCGTTCAAGAAGACTGACGAGAAGCGGATCAAGGAACAGCTGGCCCTCATCAACTGGCTGTCGGCACCGTTTGGCACGACGGAGTACCTGCAGAAGAACTTCGGTTCCGAGGGCGAAGACTTCACCTTTGATTCTCAAGGCAACCCCATCATGACCGAAGCCGGCCAGAAGAACATTCCAGGTGTTGCCAGTGCACTGAACATCATGTCCAGCCCCGAATCCGTGCTCTACAGCCCCGGCTTCCCGGATGACGTCAAGTACATCCACGAAACAGAGAAGAAGCTGCTCGAGTTCGCCTGGCGCAACCCCACCAATGGCAGCTACTCCGACACCAACGCCAAGGTCGGCCCGAAGATCACCAAGATCGTCCGCGACAAGACCATCGACATCATCACGGGCCGCGCCAAGGTCTCCGATCACGCCGAGGTGCTCAAACGCTGGAAGTCCGAGGGTGGCGACAAGATCCGCGCCGAATACGAGGCAGACTTGAACCCGGAAGCACCCGTGTTCAAGCTGCAGCCTGCGCCCAAGGCGTAGTCGTTGGGGCGGGCTGGCACGTTCCAGTGCCAGCCCGCCCACATTAGGGCTGTCCTGCTGGCAACGGCAGGGCGGCCCCGATCCACCTGAAGGGCGCCAGCAGCAGGCATCACCGAAGCGGGACCCGACATTCAGCACCAGCCAAGCAACACCAGGCATAAGAGAGGACGTTGCCGGAGATGACCCGACCGACCATAAAAACCGTGGCAGCCGCAGCCGGCGTATCGACTGCCACCGTGTCCTATGTCCTCGCAGGGCGAACCAACGGCCAGGGCTCAGGCATTTCCAGCGAGACCAGCCGCCGCGTCCATGAAGCCGCGCACCGGCTCGGCTACCGGGCCAACCAGGCTGCCAGGGCCATCCGGACCGGCAAATCCAATCTCATGCTGTTGTCGCTGACCATGCTTTCGGATCCATGGTCGCTGTCCGTTTCCCGGGCCGTGGGTGCTGCCGTGGCCGACGCCGGAATCACTCCCATGATCCTGGCAGACACCGACTGGCGTGTTGCCATTCCCCGCCAGGGCGCCGACGTCATCTTCATTGACGACGCCGGCCGGCCAGGTGATGCTGAACTGCTGGCCGAACTGGCCCGCACCAATTCCCTGGTGGTGTTCAGCGAAACCCTGGATCCCAACGGATTTGACGTGATCCGCTCCATGTCGGGCTCATCCCTGGCCGCAGCCATGGACCACCTGACGGCCCGCCACGCCAGAGTTGCATTCTTGGCGGCTGCCAGCAGCGTGCGGACACCTGCCCCGGCCCGTTACAAAGCGTATTTGGACGGACTTGCCCGGGCCGGCCAGCCCCTGCGCCCGGAACTCATTGCCACTTTTGACGGCGATGAACAGAACGCGTACGCGGCCGCCGTCGAACTGCTCAGCAGCCCGGAACCGCCCACGGCCATCTTCGCGATCTCCGACTATGCGGCCATTGCCGCCATCCACGCAGCCCAGCGACTGCGCCTGGGGGTGCCGGATGACCTGACTGTGATCGGCGTGGGCAACACGGTCCAGGGGGAGACCATGGTGCCTTCACTGTCCAGCGCCGGTCCCTTGGGATTCTTTTCCGGACTCGCCGACTTCCTGGTGGAGCGGGCACACGACCCCGGTGCCCCACCCCGTGTGCTTGAGTTCCCGTGGCAGCTGCTGCTGCGTGACTCGGCGCCGGCGCATTCCGGTGTGCGCAACACCCCCTAAATCTGCAACACCCCTAAATTTTGTAACATCCAAAGAGAGAAGTGAAGAAGTGACTGAATTGCTTGAGTCCGCGGCCGGTCCGGCGGCACCCGTGCGGGATATGCGGGTTGGCCTGGTTGGTTTTGGCCTCCGTGCGTCATTGTGGCGCCACGTGCACAAGCCGGGACAGGGTTCCGAAGTAGTCATGGTGTGCGACACCTCTGAGCGTGGCCGTGCTGATGCTGGCGAGAAAATTCCGACGGTGCAGGTCACCTCGAGCCTGGAAGAGCTGCTGGGTGCCGGGTTGGATGCCGTATTGGTGCTGACCCCGGACAACCGCCACGCGGAAATTGCTGTGGAGACGTTGAAGGCCGGCATCCCGACCTTCTGCGAGAAGCCTCTCGATGTCACCCTTGAGGCGGCCGATGCCATCCTCACCACTGCGTTTGTGACGGGCACGCGCCTATACGTTGGCCACAACATGCGCCACATGCCGGTGGTGGTGCAGATGCGTGAGCTCATCCAGTCCGGTGCGATCGGCGAGGTCAAGGCCGTCTGGTGCCGACACTTCGTGGGCAATGGCGGAGACTACTACTTCAAGGACTGGCATGCCGAACGTGCCAACACCACGAGCCTGCTGCTGCAAAAGGGTGCGCACGACATTGATGTCATCCACTGGCTGGCCGATGGCTATTCACGGAAGGTCTCAGCCATTGGTGACTTGGCTGTCTATGGTGATGTTGCCAGCCGCCGTGACAACTCGGACCGGCGCATGTGGGACTGGTTTTCACTGGAGAACTGGCCACCCACCGAGCAGACCGATTTGAACCCTGTCATCGATGTTGAGGACATCTCCATGATGCAGATGGTGCTGGACAACGGGGCCTTGGCTTCCTACCAGCAGTGCCATTTCACGCCAGATTACTGGCGTAACTACACTGTCATCGGTACCAAGGGCCG
This genomic interval from Arthrobacter sp. PAMC 25486 contains the following:
- a CDS encoding carbohydrate ABC transporter permease, whose protein sequence is MATTLTKTRKATRRAAGLSFDSGRPAWKEPASPLYNSIKGIIIGGITLSIIIPILLVVSTSLADDKQLIAAGGYVLWPSNPTFAAYEAIFSGEFMYRALGVSTVITAVGTFLALFVTITMAYATSRPVLFGRPVLLLVLFTLLFAPGLIPMFLMVKQLGLLNTLWSLILPSVFAAFNFVVMRSFFMNIPTELIEAARIDGASDFMILRKVVLPLSKAVIAVVGLFYAVGFWNAFFNAMLYINDQTLYPVQLVLRNYVVQGGSMAEAIGVTTTPPPQSMQMAIVVVALVPILIVYPFLQKHFNKGVITGAVKG
- a CDS encoding sugar ABC transporter substrate-binding protein, yielding MKRAVNEAGVSRRNFLGLAGVSVAAIALTGTLSACGGGDNAKSEGGAEASKKVVLPTYKEFTGVTPDLPGNAEGLEAGFLTMPKSVPSTTAKPLTGPISVLSETFEVMAPAMPDNPFWQRLNTALGGEFKMQIVEDIGDGYPAKFATILAGGDLPDLMWIPPNQGIPNVGPMLEAKFQDLSPYLSGDAVLDYPNLAALKPDSWRTAVVNGKIWGAPIPSTPFGQVMVGTSKTWDKVGGLNAKDADEFFEKAKELSNPGAKQYALEPAYINVLHMITEWLGAPNSWAVNDDRSLTHLYETDAYVAGLEYAAKLFAAGAFYPDVNVTNTKALIINGTLGAVVTAGPRDIRGYRTMDKDINTEILVPFGFDSTITPTYDMGYGTVGYTAFKKTDEKRIKEQLALINWLSAPFGTTEYLQKNFGSEGEDFTFDSQGNPIMTEAGQKNIPGVASALNIMSSPESVLYSPGFPDDVKYIHETEKKLLEFAWRNPTNGSYSDTNAKVGPKITKIVRDKTIDIITGRAKVSDHAEVLKRWKSEGGDKIRAEYEADLNPEAPVFKLQPAPKA
- a CDS encoding LacI family DNA-binding transcriptional regulator, producing the protein MTRPTIKTVAAAAGVSTATVSYVLAGRTNGQGSGISSETSRRVHEAAHRLGYRANQAARAIRTGKSNLMLLSLTMLSDPWSLSVSRAVGAAVADAGITPMILADTDWRVAIPRQGADVIFIDDAGRPGDAELLAELARTNSLVVFSETLDPNGFDVIRSMSGSSLAAAMDHLTARHARVAFLAAASSVRTPAPARYKAYLDGLARAGQPLRPELIATFDGDEQNAYAAAVELLSSPEPPTAIFAISDYAAIAAIHAAQRLRLGVPDDLTVIGVGNTVQGETMVPSLSSAGPLGFFSGLADFLVERAHDPGAPPRVLEFPWQLLLRDSAPAHSGVRNTP
- a CDS encoding Gfo/Idh/MocA family protein: MRVGLVGFGLRASLWRHVHKPGQGSEVVMVCDTSERGRADAGEKIPTVQVTSSLEELLGAGLDAVLVLTPDNRHAEIAVETLKAGIPTFCEKPLDVTLEAADAILTTAFVTGTRLYVGHNMRHMPVVVQMRELIQSGAIGEVKAVWCRHFVGNGGDYYFKDWHAERANTTSLLLQKGAHDIDVIHWLADGYSRKVSAIGDLAVYGDVASRRDNSDRRMWDWFSLENWPPTEQTDLNPVIDVEDISMMQMVLDNGALASYQQCHFTPDYWRNYTVIGTKGRIENFGDGPGDFIHVWNTRSQGGFVEPDLKVEIRDGEGGHGGADPLLIAEFLRFARDGGATETSPIAAREAVAAGVLAAQSLRSGGGAIEVPALPAELVEYFNAGQPHRG